The nucleotide sequence ttccccgGGACACTCCACCAGAaccacagctggggcagctcccagtccTGGCATGCAGAGAGACCCCCAaaatccctgctgcccccccgggGGCGggtgagccccagccctcactgAGCCCCACACTGCcgccagcaaagctgctcctgctgcatgcagggcacagagctctgcccacctccctgagcagttaCATAAAAGGATTAAAATTTCATATGAACTTCAGAAGGGGAACAAGCAGGTGGTCGAGGAGGactgggccagggctgggtgtaGAGCAGAGGCACCATCAGCTGTGTCCCAGTTCTGCTGAGATGTGGCACCATGGCACACAGAGACCAgctccatccagcccagcccatgggCACAGCTGCATCGAGTCAGAGCAAAGCACCTGGATGCCATGGGCACCCTGCTATCCTGCAAGCCCTTGCCAGGTTAACTGAGCTGTGGTGTCCCTGAGCCACAATGGCACACCCCAAGGCACACAGAGACTCTGACCCCTGAGGTCTGCCCTTACCCTGCAGTTTCCTCTTCCCactggcagctgggcagtggTTAATAACCACCACCGACAGGCACAGCCATCCCATTAccaccctgcctgtgctgtgccagctgtccctggggcagcctatctcctccttccccatgcCACATGTCCTTCCCAGACACCTATGGGTTGGAGGGTGCCAGAgatcagccctgtgctggggtgGTGAAACCCTCAGTTAGGGGCAGCTGATGCACCCACCAgtgtccctgtgccccagagcccatgaggctgccaccatcCATCCATGGCTCCTGTCtgtgcagtgccagggaaggaggttgtggtggcagcaggaaggagccAGGGTTGGGAAAACACCATCCTCCCACGCTGCCACCCACggccctgtgccagctctgccgCCCACACATCATGCCAGGGCTCGTCGGGAAAGTGGgtggcaggcacagggctggcagctgcactGTGCCCACCATGGCAGCCCATCTGTGGGCAGGGGATGGGtcagggggagcagagcccagcagtcCCTGGTGCAGGATCTTCCCTGGAGAAGgatcctgctgcaggggggtggagaTGGGGTGCCAGGTGATGTCCCATGCCCAGCTTTGTCTCGgggtgcaggggcagctggcactggtgcCTGCCAGGAAAGAGATGGGGGAACCCTTTGGTTCATTAATTTTTAATCCTGACTGAGGCAGGAGGGATGAGGGTGTGAGACTGGGGCACGTTGCAGGGTGGGACTGGCCACAGGTCCCCCTTTccaccccttcccccaccaGGCAGTTTGGCTCATGCCACGGGAGCCTTTCATCATGCATGTCCCCATGGGAAGGCGACCCCCAGGAGGGGACAGCAACCCCTGGGCATCCATCCCTGTCCTGTCTCACCgtggctcagcctctgccctcctggTGCCTGTTTTCACAGGAGGGCAGGATCCATGCATGACCATAACCAtaggcagagcagaacagaggtgggaggaagaggggagggctGCACGAAACCAGATCGCCCGGCAGgctgctccccatccccagcCAGGTTCCAGGGACCCCATCCTGCTGGGACAGACACATCAGGGCAGCTAGGAATAGGGCCTCGGTGCCCACCCCACTATGAGGAGGCGAAGGAGGAGGTGCGGGCACCGGGCACGGCGGGGGCCGGCGGGGGCAGCGGGAGGCAGCGGCCGAGCTTGCGCAGGGTCCGTGCCAAGTCGGCGCGGAAGCGCCGGATGGAGAAGCAGTAGACAAGAGGGTCGAGGCAGCTgttgaggctcagcagggccacGCTCAGTGCGTGCAGCACGTCCAGGGTGGCAGGGGGTCCGCAGGGTGGCACAGGAGGCTGGCTGCCCACCCAGGGGGCCAGCGTGAGGTGGTAGGGCGCCACACAGACCACAAAGACCAGCAACATGCCCAGCACCATGGCGCGCGCCTGCTGCCGGTGGGAGCCTGGCGAGGCAGCGGTGGGCacagacagagccctggcaatGGAGGCGTaggtgcccagcaccaccaggaagGCAGCGCCAAAGAAGGCCACCATGGCGTAGGCGTAGAGCCGCTGGCGCCCGTGCTGCTCAAAGCAGGCGGTGGCACCGGCGCGGGCAGGAAAGGTCTGTTGGGCAGCCAGGGTGGGCacggcacagcccagccccagcagccaggccacGGCACAGGCCAGCGCGGCTCCCCGGCGCCCCGTCAGCGGCAGCCGGCGCCGTGCCGCCCGCACCGCGCAGAACCGGTTGAAGCTGATGAGTGCCATGAAGGTGACGGCGCTGTAGGTCGCCAGGTAGtaggcagcccctgccaggcggCAAGCGGCCTCGGAGAGCAGCCAGTCCCCCCCAGCCAGGTAGTAGGAGATCCAGAGGGGCAGGGTGAGGTTGAAGAGGATGTCGGCCAGCGTGAGGTTGATGAGGTAGATGCGGATGGCCTTCTTCACCTTGCCGTTCTGcaggaagaccagcagggccaCCAGGTTGCCTGGCAGCCCCACACACAGCACCAGGCAGTAGACGGCGGGCACCAGCACGAACTGCACCGGGTCGTCGGGCACGCAGTCGTCAGGGTGCCCTGCTGGCAACAGCCCTGGCACCGAGAGGTTCATCCCAGACTCCTGCAAAGGTGAGGGGACAGTCAGTGgcacagccccaaacagcctccgGAGGACAGCAGAGGAACAGTGACCCGGGCAGGATGGCCTCTCCAGCTGGGCACCGGGGGCATCACCAGTGGGGATGCCATCATCTGCTAGAGGGGCTCAGCTTCCAACAGCTCCTCACAGGAGACAAGGAGCTCCAGgacctcctcccagcccagccccagccctgtccccccacaccacccagccagggctccctggggagtggcaggcacagctgcaccacagccaaggggcagagccgTGACCGGCAGCGCCCGGAGgtgctgcactggctccagctggcagctgtggggcttaACACCACCCACACAGCCgcctgcctgctggggccaCGCATCCCggtcctgctcccagcaccccaaATCCCCCCACCAGTACAGCCATGGAGAAGCCACCCATCAGCTCAGCATGCCCTGGAATGGAGAGACCTCAGGCATGGACAGAGAGGTACGAGCACCCTCTGCCCCCTAGCCCTGTTACAGGCAGGTTGCCACCCTGCTATTTGCTGGTCCTGGCCATGAAAACAACAGATTGTGCTGCAATGGCTgcatccctgggctgcagctccttcacCTCCCATCACTACCTGCCCACacctctccaacagctctgagTCACCCAGAGGGTGTTTTCCAGTATGGcagggttggatgtggcacaccCAGCACCAGGCTGAGAAACAGGGCatgagctgccctgggaagggATTCAAGGCTCATCTTGGTGGGCTTCAATTCTTCAGAGTCAGCACAGACCCCCCCAaggagcccccagctccctccatgTTCCCATTTTCCTTTGCCCTCCCCCATCCCTGTTTCCACAGGGGTTTCTTCATCTCACCCACATCAAGTGGGTCACTTACCCCACTGAGTCGGGCTGAACCAGCTGTGTCCTCTCTGGCTGCTCCTCACTGTCTgatccagccaggctggggaaggatttAAGtgtggggggaggcaggggccaCCCGACCCACCCACCCTTCCCATCCCAAGCCCCCCGTGGGGGTtagtgcctgcaggcagcacctgtgtgtgtatgtaatGGGGGATTCCCAGTTTGGAGCCACGCTAAGACCCCCTGCGccggctgcctgggctgggggcacgtGAGGGgggctgggcaagctgctgtcgGCACGGCTGGCCCCCCTCAcatgcccccagccccttttAGGACCATTTCCCAGGGCCCTTTACCCACCCACGCTGGGATGAAAGCAGTGGAGGGGTCAAGTttctgcacccagcagctggagaaaaaagggggatgCCCTGAAAGGGATCAAAGCTGGAATCTGCCTCCTCTCAGCTCTGAGAGCTTTTGTTGGCTTCAAAGTTGGATTTAGGGGGAGCAGCTTCACAGGGTCACCCCCAAACTCTGTGAAAATCTGACTCACCGCTTTTGTATGGCCCTGCAATTTGTGCATGCTCCTTTGGTGGAAGGGGCTTCAGGTCCTGCTGGGGGTATGGGGGTGTAATatctgctctgctcaccccaAGCTGGCCAGTCTCCCCCCACAGCCATCCCAGCCAACCTGCTGGGAGATGTGGCTTCAAATGTGACCTTTGGGTTCATCCTGGAGTGGACCACGTTGGCTGTGCCCATCTAGGGTGGCAGAGGGGTGCCTGTGGATTCAGGATCCCACTAGGGCGGGATCCCCAAAAAGCATATGGCTGCTTGGGAATTAATTTGGGGAGAGGTCAtgctgccactgccaccccctGGGTGTGCAGCAAATGACCTGGCAACATTGCTGGGTGGTTCTGGGTAGCTCCCACCCCTACGTGGGCTTCCCCCACCATCTCTTTGCCTCcacatcagctgctgccagcttctgcCTGTTCCCAGTCCTTGTCCTCCGCAGGCAACCAGGATGTCCAAGCCCATGAtatcccctcagccccctgggctcagcattAGGGAGGCAGAAatgaagagggaaaacaaaacatgaaaaacAAGAGGTTTTATTCCAAAATACAAAagccagcaggagagcagagccagccccagcccggctGAGCCCCAGGAAGAGCTGGTCACCTTGTGCAGGTTTAACAACGGAGCTGCCAGAGTGGTGGCAGTGCCACGGtggtgcagcagccccagcagtcccacagcaccagcctgggTCACACAGCGTGGGGACAACCAGCTCCAGGATCCCTGGCAGCAGCCGGAGAGGATACACCATGCAGCAGTCCCAGGTTACCTCACAGGGTACGATGCTGTCCTAGAAAATGCTGTAAGGGCATCTCCTCCTGACAGCTGAGCCAACCATCCTGCCGTGTGTCCGGCCACCCTTCCTGCCACCCTTCCACCCCAGCCACCCGTCCCGCCTCCTGTCACTCGAACTTGGGCTTTGAGGGGGGCCCATACCCACGGAtgttgaggagcagcaggaggccgAGGCAGAGGGTGGCAGGGGCACACATGGCCAGGGGCTCCCGCAGCACCAGCAGCGTGTAGATGGCACCTGGGTGAGGAGAAGAGCGTGGGAATGGCGGTCCCTGCCCAAGAGTCCCCCCAGGCTCCACACAGGGTGGCAGGTGCCCGCTCACTCTCACCGATCATGATGACACTGAGGATGAAATTGCTGatctcctgcaggagctggggcccgaacgccagcagcagcccagccaccacctccacccAGCCCACCACTGCCAGGTACTGGCCTGGCTCCGGCGTGAACCCCAAATCCTTCAGGGGAAAGACCTCGGCAAAGCGCACGAACTGCGACTGCTggaaaggcaggaggggagtggagcagctctgagcccggggctggggggcacagcccctctggtgggatctgccctgctcagccctgcatgCCAAGAGACAGCCCCATGCCTCAATGGGCTCAGCCACTGCTCACCCCAAAACAGTCAGCCCAGTACCCCAAGGGGCTcaccccaccaccccagccTGCTCACCCCCCGAACCCAAGGGCTCAGCCTTGCACCTCAGCACCCCAAGGTGCTCACCCCAGTAACCCaacctgctcctccccacccaaGGGCtcagccccgcagccccggAACTCGGTGCCGCCCGCCCCACAGCCGAGCTCACCATGTGCCGGTGCAGGTCGGCCGAGAGCTGCTCCGTGAGCTTGACGGCGCCGGTCAGCAGGAAGAAGAGCCCGAGCAGGACACGCAGGACCCTGAATGCCGCCGCCATGGCGGGGGACGCGCGgccgggcggggccgggggcgggtcGGTTCAGCACGGCTCCGCTCGACTCCGATCCGGGCCCTGGCCTTGGCCCCGGTCCCGGCCCCGGCTGCCgcagcaaaagcagagacaGGGGTATCGCACAGCcatggggtgctgctggggcagggagtgcTTAGATCAGCAGCGTCACCTCCCCAAACCCCTGAGGCTGCGATCTCCGCGCCCCGGCCGGCACCGTCCCCCCACCAAAcgagagctggggggaggggggaaatgtgtgtgggggggaaaaaacagacaaaaatcaCAAACgccacagctggagcttcaTGAGCGGGTCCAGCCCCGTGCCAGCACCCACGAAGGGTCACCGGCTCCGGGCGGCCACCGTGCGAGGGGCTGCCCAGACCCTGGCATAggcaggggtgcaggcagggctgccatcAGCTCCTCGGGCTCTGGCAGCTGCGGCGCAGCTTCTCTCCCGGCACTGGGGAGACTGCTTTGGGGTGACGGAGGCGGCTGCCGCCCTCCCCGCGCTCCCCGGGCCTGCGTCACCATCTGCGCCAGCGCCTGCCTCGGCCCCCGGCACACGGCCAGGCTCCGGAACGCGGCTGGCGAGCGGCAGGGCCCAGGGGAGCCGCGGCGGCACTGACGGCAGCAGCGGTAAGCTAAGCGGAAAGATTTTTGTTGATGCCAATAAAACATGAAGGAGCGGGAGCCGTGTCCCAGGCACGGGGGGCACCACCAGCTCGGATCAGCACCGACCCCAGCACAGCCGCGCAGCGTCACGGGTGTGCAGCACTGGAGCTATTTTTACCCCTGGCAACACATCGGTCCCCGGCTGttctgggagagctgcagctgaggagctgcttgctgtAACTTGGATGATAAACAGCAacaggccaggggaggttacAGCCGTTCTTGTCTCAGATAACCCCCTGGGGGTTAAGAGGATTCAAACACAACCAAATCCTGCACAACGAATGGCAGCAACTCAGCTCCCTCACACCCACAGCACAGGGTCACGGCTTCAGTGCGCTGGTGGTACCGCATCTCAGCACCGCTCCCGGGTTTCTTGTTCCAGGGAGAACACACCCACCACAAGCATCATCTCTCAGCTAAAAAGAATTGCCTGGTTTTCAGCTCCCAAAGCATGCTCTTTCTCCCACAGCAGGTTTCACccccactgcagagctgaggcGGCTCAGGGACAGGACAGAGGTTGAGGTTTTGGGCAAACAGATTGAAGTTCTGTTTGCCTTCAGGAGGCCaaggccagggctgctccctgactcTCCCTCCGCCCCCACCCCAGGGTTTTTGCCTTTCTCCCAAACATTCCATCAGCTTCATTCCCTGCACAATCAGACCAGGGTTTGATTTGCAGGCAGTTGGAGCAGGTGAAGCTTATGAGCCTGTTGAACACTGGAAACACCTTCAGGTTGGAAACCTCACATAGGAAGCAGCCCATGCTGCCTCAGTGGAAAGGAGAAtttgaggggcagggggagctgcataAGCCTGCAGGTGGTGTGAAGACATCCTCCAAAACTCAGCCCCTAGAGTATGGCTGTGGAGGAACCACACAATCTTTTCTGGCTGGAGCCATTTCAGTATAGCCAATACCAGAGTGATGAAATCTGATTGAAATAGCTCAGCtaccctgcacacagccatgtGATTGCATGAACAAGTGAAGAGCACACTCAGGAACTTTTCAGGCAGCACCAACCTCAGCTGAAGGCCCTTTGCAAGCCCCATGGCATGCAGAGTTCTGTGATCTAAACCACAGCAGAACACAGGATTGCAGGCCTCAGGTGCAAGTGTAGCttaagagaatcacagaacacactggcctggaagggatcttcagaAGCCATCTAGTCTAACACCCCCCTCTattcaccccccctgcagtcagcaggcacagctcaggaggctgctcagagcccagtcaAGCCTGATCTTGACTCCCTCCAGGGAGACAGCCTCCACCATGTCCCCggtccagtgtttcaccaccctcatggtaaagatgatctaacatccaatctaaatgtgCCCTGCTCTagctccaaaccactgccccttaaaagaaaccccaacctTAGggtcctcagcagctgcactcaGAACTAATCACCTGAACCATAAGAGGAAGCCCACGGCACAATCCCATCAGGGAAACAAAAGGATGGTTCTGTGAACATCAGGTTTGTACTGGTCATGAGTGgtcctctccagagcaggatgcaATGACCCTTCTCACCCCTGTGCTCCATCTTTTGCGCCTCCTTGTATTGCCCTGCTCGTGTCAGTGTTCCTCAAACTCTGCACCACACCAGATGGCTTACCCACCCCAAGGCCACGCTGGAATAACACAGAGGCCTttgtaagaaaaaataaatattttatttaattttagaaGCTGGATGCTCCTGGCTCCTCTTCACTGCATTCAGACTCCATCTTCCTCTGCAAGTACAAAGCACACTGATAGCAGGGGAGAGTAAAACCACCATCAGCCACCACACACGACACAGAGGGAGTCAGCCCAGCACAACAGGTCATGCACCTCAAGGCTTTCTTGGACCTTAAGTTCTCAGGTCAGACTTGAGGTTAAACAAACAACATTCACATTTCATCCACTTCGATGTCAGAGCCGAAATGACTTTGTTTTACTACTCTAGCAATGGTGCCACGGCCCAGCTGCTTCAGGAGTTCACCAGCTCACTCTCACTGCCCTCACGGGTTCGGTCGGGGCAGATCTACGCCGTTACTcacccctcagctcctcagtttaggtaCTTTGGGTGGTGGTCCTCACAAGATTTTAAATATCTGCAGTTCCCCCTTGTAGTTTCAGTGGTAAATTAGAGGGAAAATTACATTAATTCCAGCTCCACAAGTCGGTTTCCCTAAATTTCTATTTGCCTGTGCTTTTCTAAGTGCTGATTTATAGTCCAGGTTGTTTTGAAAGTTCAATGTTCAGaaaaaacatttcagaaaagCAGGTTTTTCAACAGCTTTCAGTTGAATTAACATCTAAGAAGCAGCTGCTCTATTGTTCCCCTTTCTCCTTGCTGACCATCACCCACCCCATTCATGGCTATTTCTCCTTTGACCACCTACAGCATTTAGAGGACAGTTTATTTGATGCTGCAGGGCTGAAAAGCTTCAAACAATGGTTCTATCTTGGCTCTACAAAAGAAAGATTCAACTGTTTTATATAACATTGAGATGAATCAAGGGCAAAtttcaggcaggagctgcacaatACATCACAGGATGATAGGCAACAGGCAGGACACCAACTACTTACTTGTCCACATGTTGTCCTGGTCCCTCCATATACCACTGGGCATCATGCTGGATGTGCTCAcgctctgctcctgagctggaAAAACATTCAGAAGTTCAACCCATGGAGATTTTGAGATCTTTTGTACAAACCCATAACTACAAAGGTGCTTTTAACCACCACTGTCAAGATatcaccaaaacccaaaacagagcctgggtgctgaaccccacagcaggttcaaGTTCTACCCTTTCACTCACACCAATTTCTCAAGCCACCAACCCAAAGGTGATTGAACATCAAGTGTCCAAGAAGCCTTTGTTATTTCCCCCATGCTCCAAACAAGATCAGAAGTTTTGCTTACTTCCCATGGATGAGCACTCCAGTTTCACTCAGCTTTCATCTTCACCTAAAGGATAACAACTGAAGTTATTAAGGTAATACACAAAAAAATCTGACCATTTCAAAACTAACTTAAAAATCAAGGTTTTAAGATACATGGACTGATTAGTTACAAGGTGTATGTGTGGGGGGAAATTTACAGATTATTCCAAAAGACTAAGTGGAAGAAATAAGGGGCAGAAATAGGCTAGCCTGAGCACTCATGAAGAGATGAAGAAATATGCAGGTAGTTGACTGCAGAACTGCACCTTGTCTGAGCACAAACCGTAACCACCAGTCTGATACAGTGAGGTTTGATGGCAGCCAGAGGTATACTATCCCTTATGTGAAGGCATTCACAATTTTGTCAAGCTACTTCAACTCTTTTCACCCTAATCttgtctcctttcctccccttcacAAAGGAGTGCAGTGTCCCTGACTCCTGTAGTCCTACAAGTGCTTCAAAAGCCAAAGGAAGACACTGGAGGTCAGCACTGTCAGTCACAGCTTTTGTTCTTAGCAAGGTTCTTTCCTTCTGAAGACCCACCCCACCCTTTTGCTGCAGCTAAGTCAAGGGTGAACTGCaatgggcagcagccaggggtgcAGTGTGAGGTTCTGTGCACACCTCTGGTAGGGAGACAAATCACACCATGGTCACAGTGTGATCTGACCAGGAGGGGCCAAGTTCAAAGTTTAGTCTCAGACCCGCCACCTGGGTTTTATCACggccctcaggagcagcagagtaTGCACGTTTTGTTTTCTATGTCATAGCAACAAACACCATGCATAAGGGATACTATATCTTTGTGCATCCTTTTTAACACTCCAGATTCACTTATAGCCACActtctcccagccctccccagttAGCTCTTCAGTACTGGTGTTCAGAAGCAACATTTATAGAGATGGGGTATTCACAGACCACTGCGGGATTGCACAGCCAAGTCCTAACATGTCAATCATTATCTAGCAGCAATGACAGAGGTGGGAAAAGGCCaatcctccctttttttccttttccagtaaGCAGCTATTTAACAGCCCCACTAGCTGGtatgaggagaagagaaaaaaatgtatctGAAGCTAATTAGCTGATTCCAAACTTGCTAGGAAGTGGAAGAAGGCAAGTCATTAACCCAGAGCAGCATACTTTGAATGTATCCTTTCCAACATACTTAGCCTCATTTAACATAATGGAACAAGCCACTGGCCTTCCtgatcctgtcactgcagctgGCAATGATTAACAGAGACATGCAACCCCAGTACTGCTCGAGTCCTAAACTACTCACAGGCCTCAGTGTTTAGCTATGGGGAGAACTGCAAGCAAATCAACACTGTGTATGCTTAAATGTTACAGTAAAGCCCCCATCCACgctgtgctgggctctcctgACAGCACCAGTACCTGATCTGAGGGCCTAGCAGGTACGCAAATGTATTCTGACACCACACTTCTGAGCTTCAGGTAAGCTTTTgagaaaaagtattttttcaTAATACAGGGATAAAACCAAGATGAAACACAATGCAAGCACTTTAATGTCATTACTTGTACCCACTTGTTACAGACTGATTTAGAGCAGACATAGCTATTTGCTTTTAAAGTTAGCTACCACACCAAGTTTCATTACTGCAGACAGTCAGAGCTGGTATGAGACCCACGGTTCAGTCACAAATTGCTTGCTCCAAGAGTGTCAAAAAACTGCTAGGTTCAAGTATGTAGAACAAGGCAGATGTGCCAATAACCCCTCCACAACATTCCTGCAGGTCAAGTATCCGGAGCACACTGGAGTAACTAGTCAGGTCTGAGCACTGGGTTAGAGTTTACCACTGCAGTTTTGCTAGGTGACACCATGCAGGCTGCCACTGGTTTTGCTGCTGAAGCCCTAGTCACAGGTAAGAGTAAAGCCACCCCAAGAAGCCAAACTGACTTGTGACAGTGGTGTCACTGCTTGACTAGCTGGAGTTTGGCTACACTCACTGTGGTGTAACCCAAGACCTGCTGTTCTGATCTTaaggtgcagctgctgcttcaggcttTCAATGGAACATAAGAAGATAATTAGAGCAGGGCaaggctctccagcagatcctgcGTTCACCAGCAAGAATCGTGCCTGGAAGATGACACAGAAGGGTCCAAACATGACAGTAATACCAGAAATAAGAATGCAAAGCAGAACTTTGCAGAGCAAGGAGGGAAACACATTACACCACCTCTGAAACAAACTAAGCATCAGACAAGAGCTAGAGATCATGTGCTGAAAACAAGGGACCTTGAAATTCAGGTTGAAGAGCTAATGCAAAAGATCTGCAGATCAGCATGTCTGGATGTCTGGAAACATAAAGCATGTTAATAATCCTGAAACACTACATTCAGTGCTCCTAGTAATGAAGAGTTTAGAATTACATCCCcaagactgatgaaaaatgaaattGAGCATTACACTACCAAGATGAGCCTATGATGCAGAAATACAGAACCTCACCACTGTCAATTAAAGGCAGAAGAATGCATTATGCTTGTCAGTCAAGGATTAAAATAGACAACTGGAATGTCCAATAAGCTCTGAGA is from Dryobates pubescens isolate bDryPub1 chromosome 20, bDryPub1.pri, whole genome shotgun sequence and encodes:
- the LOC104307432 gene encoding platelet-activating factor receptor-like: MNLSVPGLLPAGHPDDCVPDDPVQFVLVPAVYCLVLCVGLPGNLVALLVFLQNGKVKKAIRIYLINLTLADILFNLTLPLWISYYLAGGDWLLSEAACRLAGAAYYLATYSAVTFMALISFNRFCAVRAARRRLPLTGRRGAALACAVAWLLGLGCAVPTLAAQQTFPARAGATACFEQHGRQRLYAYAMVAFFGAAFLVVLGTYASIARALSVPTAASPGSHRQQARAMVLGMLLVFVVCVAPYHLTLAPWVGSQPPVPPCGPPATLDVLHALSVALLSLNSCLDPLVYCFSIRRFRADLARTLRKLGRCLPLPPPAPAVPGARTSSFASS
- the TMEM35B gene encoding transmembrane protein 35B, translated to MAAAFRVLRVLLGLFFLLTGAVKLTEQLSADLHRHMQSQFVRFAEVFPLKDLGFTPEPGQYLAVVGWVEVVAGLLLAFGPQLLQEISNFILSVIMIGAIYTLLVLREPLAMCAPATLCLGLLLLLNIRGYGPPSKPKFE